A part of Carettochelys insculpta isolate YL-2023 chromosome 1, ASM3395843v1, whole genome shotgun sequence genomic DNA contains:
- the ATP1A1 gene encoding sodium/potassium-transporting ATPase subunit alpha-1, whose product MGKGTGRDKYEPTATSEHGAGKKKGKKEKKKDMDELKKEVSLDDHKLSLDELHRKYGTDLSRGLTAARAAEILARDGPNALTPPPTTPEWVKFCRQLFGGFSLLLWIGAVLCFLAYGIQAATEEEPNNDNLYLGVVLAAVVIITGCFSYYQEAKSSKIMESFKNMVPQQALVIRNGEKMSINAEGVVVGDLVEVKGGDRIPADLRIISAHGCKVDNSSLTGESEPQTRSPDFTNENPLETRNIAFFSTNCVEGTARGVVINIGDYTVMGRIATLASGLEGGKTPIAAEIEHFIHIITGVAVFLGVTFFILSLILEYTWLEAVIFLIGIIVANVPEGLLATVTVCLTLTAKRMARKNCLVKNLEAVETLGSTSTICSDKTGTLTQNRMTVAHMWFDNQIHEADTTENQSGASFDKSSPTWSALSRVAGLCNRAVFQANQENVPILKRAVAGDASESALLKCIELCCGSVKEMRERNAKVVEIPFNSTNKYQLSIHKNANPSESRYLLVMKGAPERILDRCSSILIHGKEQPLDEEAKDAFQNAYLELGGLGERVLGFCHLALPDDQFPEDFQFDTDDVNFPVEKLCFVGLISMIDPPRAAVPDAVGKCRSAGIKVIMVTGDHPITAKAIAKGVGIISEGNETVEDIAARLNIPVSQVNPRDAKACVVHGTDLKDMTSEQLDDILTHHTEIVFARTSPQQKLIIVEGCQRQGAIVAVTGDGVNDSPALKKADIGVAMGIAGSDVSKQAADMILLDDNFASIVTGVEEGRLIFDNLKKSIAYTLTSNIPEITPFLIFIIANIPLPLGTVTILCIDLGTDMVPAISLAYEQAESDIMKRQPRNPKTDKLVNERLISMAYGQIGMIQALGGFFTYFVILAENGFLPSSLLGIRVKWDDRWVNDVEDSYGQQWTYEQRKIVEFTCHTAFFVSIVVVQWADLVICKTRRNSVFQQGMKNKILIFGLFEETALAAFLSYCPGMDVALRMYPLKPTWWFCAFPYSLLIFVYDEVRKLIIRRSPGGWVEKETYY is encoded by the exons ACTGGACGTGACAAGTATGAGCCTACTGCTACATCAGAACATGGTGCCGGgaagaaaaaggggaagaaggagaaaaagaaggaTATGGATGAACTGAAAAAAGAAGTCTCACTG GATGATCATAAACTCTCCCTTGATGAACTTCATCGTAAATATGGAACAGACTTGAGTAGG GGTTTGACAGCTGCTCGTGCTGCCGAGATTTTGGCTCGGGATGGCCCAAACGCCCTGACGCCACCCCCTACCACTCCTGAATGGGTAAAATTCTGCCGACAGCTATTTGGTGGATTTTCTCTCCTCTTGTGGATTGGTGCTGTTCTTTGTTTCCTGGCTTACGGTATCCAGGCTGCAACAGAGGAGGAGCCAAATAATGATAAT TTGTATCTGGGTGTAGTGTTGGCTGCTGTCGTTATCATAACTGGCTGCTTCTCTTACTACCAAGAAGCAAAAAGTTCTAAGATCATGGAATCTTTCAAAAACATGGTGCCTCAG cAAGCCCTCGTGATCAGAAATGGTGAAAAGATGAGCATAAATGCGGAAGGTGTTGTAGTTGGAGATCTGGTGGAGGTGAAAGGAGGAGACCGAATTCCAGCTGATCTTCGTATCATAAGTGCTCAtggctgtaag GTGGACAACTCTTCCCTCACTGGTGAATCAGAGCCTCAGACCAGGTCGCCAGACTTCACAAATGAGAACCCACTGGAGACCAGGAACATTGCTTTCTTTTCTACTAACTGCGTGGAAG GCACTGCCCGGGGTGTTGTCATTAACATTGGGGATTATACTGTGATGGGCCGTATTGCAACTCTTGCCTCTGGACTGGAAGGGGGAAAAACTCCCATTGCTGCTGAGATTGAGCATTTCATCCACATCATTACTGGAGTGGCTGTGTTTCTGGGAGTCACTTTCTTCATCCTCTCATTGATCCTTGAATACACCTGGCTGGAGGCCGTCATCTTCCTCATTGGAATCATTGTTGCCAACGTTCCCGAGGGTCTGCTTGCTACTGTCACG gTGTGTCTGACGCTGACAGCCAAGCGTATGGCTCGTAAGAACTGTCTGGTAAAGAACTTGGAAGCTGTGGAAACCCTGGGCTCCACATCCACCATCTGCtccgacaaaacaggcaccctgaCTCAGAACCGCATGACAGTTGCCCACATGTGGTTTGACAATCAGATCCACGAGGCTGACACGACAGAGAACCAGAGTG GTGCCTCTTTTGACAAGAGTTCTCCCACCTGGAGTGCTCTGTCCAGAGTTGCAGGTCTCTGCAACCGTGCTGTGTTCCAGGCTAACCAAGAAAATGTGCCTATACTCAAG AGGGCAGTCGCAGGTGATGCATCTGAATCTgcacttttaaaatgtattgaacTGTGCTGTGGCTCTGTCAAAGAGATGAGAGAAAGGAATGCCAAAGTAGTGGAAATACCATTCAACTCTACCAACAAATACCAG CTATCCATCCATAAAAATGCCAATCCATCAGAGTCTCGCTACCTGCTGGTGATGAAGGGAGCCCCGGAACGAATCCTGGACCGCTGCAGCTCCATTTTGATCCATGGGAAGGAACAGCCGCTGGATGAGGAGGCAAAAGATGCTTTTCAAAATGCCTACCTTGAATTGGGAGGCCTTGGGGAGAGAGTGCTAG GCTTTTGTCACTTGGCTCTGCCAGATGATCAGTTCCCAGAAGACTTCCAGTTTGATACAGATGATGTCAACTTCCCTGTAGAAAAACTCTGCTTTGTTGGGTTGATTTCTATGATTGACCCTCCTCGTGCTGCTGTGCCTGATGCTGTTGGCAAATGCAGAAGTGCTGGAATTAAG GTTATCATGGTTACCGGAGACCATCCAATTACAGCCAAAGCAATTGCCAAGGGTGTCGGCATCATCTCTGAGGGCAATGAAACAGTAGAGGATATTGCTGCTCGTTTAAACATCCCTGTCAGCCAGGTCAACCCCAG AGACGCCAAGGCCTGTGTTGTCCATGGCACAGATTTGAAGGACATGACCAGTGAACAACTAGATGACATTCTGACTCATCATACAGAAATTGTGTTTGCCAGGACATCTCCTCAGCAAAAGCTTATAATTGTGGAAGGTTGCCAGCGACAG GGAGCCATTGTAGCAGTTACTGGTGATGGTGTGAATGACTCTCCAGCACTGAAGAAAGCAGACATAGGAGTTGCCATGGGCATTGCCGGCTCTGATGTCTCTAAACAGGCAGCTGACATGATTCTGCTGGATGATAACTTTGCGTCAATTGTAACTGGTGTAGAGGAAG GTCGTCTGATCTTTGATAACCTGAAGAAGTCCATTGCTTACACTTTGACCAGTAACATCCCTGAGATCACACCTTTCCTAATCTTCATCATTGCCAACATCCCACTGCCCCTGGGAACAGTCACTATTCTCTGTATTGACCTGGGCACTGACATG GTTCCCGCCATCTCCTTGGCATATGAGCAAGCTGAGAGCGATATCATGAAGAGACAGCCTAGAAATCCCAAAACGGACAAGCTAGTGAACGAGAGGCTGATCAGCATGGCCTATGGGCAGATTG GTATGATCCAGGCCCTAGGAGGCTTCTTCACCTACTTTGTAATCCTAGCAGAGAATGGGTTCTTGCCCTCCTCCTTGCTAGGCATCAGAGTGAAGTGGGATGACCGGTGGGTGAATGACGTCGAGGACAGCTATGGGCAGCAGTGG ACCTATGAACAGAGGAAAATAGTGGAATTCACTTGCCACACAGCCTTCTTTGTCAGCATTGTGGTGGTGCAGTGGGCAGACTTGGTCATCTGTAAGACCAGAAGGAACTCAGTCTTCCAGCAGGGGATGAA GAACAAGATTTTAATATTTGGTCTCTTTGAGGAGACTGCTCTGGCTGCCTTCCTCTCTTACTGTCCTGGCATGGATGTAGCCTTAAGGATGTATCCACTGAA ACCAACCTGGTGGTTCTGTGCCTTCCCATACTCTCTACTCATCTTCGTGTATGATGAAGTCAGGAAACTAATTATCAGACGTAGCCCTGGAG GTTGGGTTGAAAAGGAAACCTACTACTAA